One Bacillus amyloliquefaciens DSM 7 = ATCC 23350 DNA window includes the following coding sequences:
- a CDS encoding segregation/condensation protein A — protein MVEYQVKIDTFEGPLDLLLHLINRLEIDIYDIPVATITEQYLLYVHTMQVLELDVASEYLVMAATLLSIKSRMLLPKQEEELFEDEMLEEEDPRDELIEKLIEYRKYKTAAKDLKEREEERQKSFTKPPSDLSEYAKEIKQTEQKLSVTVYDMIGAFQKVLQRKKITRPKETTITRQEIPIEDRMNEIVKSLKTAGRRINFTELFPSRQKDHLVVTFLAVLELMKNQQIILEQEENFSDIYITGSESIHGA, from the coding sequence ATGGTAGAATATCAAGTGAAAATTGATACGTTTGAAGGCCCATTGGACCTGCTGCTTCATCTGATTAACCGTCTTGAAATCGACATATACGACATACCCGTGGCAACCATTACTGAACAATATTTATTATATGTACATACAATGCAAGTGCTTGAACTTGATGTCGCCAGTGAATATCTGGTCATGGCGGCGACTCTTCTCAGCATTAAAAGCCGAATGCTGCTTCCGAAACAAGAGGAAGAGCTGTTTGAAGACGAAATGCTTGAAGAAGAAGACCCTCGGGACGAGCTGATTGAAAAGCTGATTGAGTATAGAAAATATAAAACCGCTGCGAAAGATTTAAAAGAGCGGGAAGAAGAAAGACAAAAGTCATTTACGAAGCCGCCGAGTGATTTAAGTGAATATGCAAAAGAAATCAAACAGACGGAGCAGAAGCTTTCGGTGACCGTTTATGACATGATCGGCGCGTTTCAAAAAGTGCTTCAGCGTAAAAAAATCACGCGGCCGAAAGAAACGACCATTACAAGACAGGAAATACCGATTGAAGACAGAATGAACGAAATCGTAAAAAGTTTAAAAACGGCGGGAAGAAGAATAAACTTCACGGAGCTTTTTCCTTCTCGGCAAAAAGACCATCTCGTCGTGACGTTTTTAGCAGTTCTGGAGCTGATGAAAAATCAGCAGATTATCCTTGAACAGGAAGAAAACTTTTCAGATATATACATTACGGGGAGTGAATCCATTCATGGCGCTTGA
- a CDS encoding YjcZ family sporulation protein: protein MGGACFGGGFALIVVLFILLVVVGASYIC from the coding sequence ATGGGCGGAGCTTGTTTCGGCGGAGGATTTGCATTAATTGTCGTTCTGTTTATATTGCTCGTTGTCGTAGGGGCATCTTACATCTGCTAG